A genomic stretch from Lepisosteus oculatus isolate fLepOcu1 chromosome 7, fLepOcu1.hap2, whole genome shotgun sequence includes:
- the ttll1 gene encoding polyglutamylase complex subunit TTLL1 isoform X1: protein MAGKVKWVTDIEKSVLINNFEKRGWVQVSENEDWNFYWMSVQTIRNVFSVDNGYRLSDDQIVNHFPNHYELTRKDLMVKNIKRYRKELEKEGSPLAEKDENGKYVYLDFVPVTFMLPADYNLFVEEFRKNPSSTWIMKPCGKAQGKGIFLINKLSQIKKWSRDSRTCTNLLSLRHTDTQMGRECFPRFVAPSSGKEAYVISLYIDNPLLIGGKKFDLRLYVLVTTYRPLKCYMYKLGFCRFCTVKYTPSTSELDNMFVHLTNVAIQKHGDDYNHIHGGKWTVSNLRLYLESTRGKEVTDKLFDDIHWIMMQSLKAIAPVMNNDKHCFECYGYDIIIDDKLKPWLIEVNASPSLTSSTANDRILKYNLMNDTLNIVTPNGEIPDCRWNRSPQKEALGNYELLYDEELAQSENADRDLRSRSGQSLGSKGGRASSMRPGPATWK from the exons ATGGCTGGGAAGGTGAAGTGGGTGACGGACATCGAGAAATCAGTGCTCATCAACAACTTCGAGAAAAGGGGATGGGTCCAGGTGTCTGAGAACGAAGACTGGAACTTCTACTG GATGAGCGTCCAGACCATCAGGAATGTCTTCAGTGTGGACAATGGCTACCGCCTGTCAGACGACCAGATCGTCAACCATTTCCCCAACCACTACGAGCTCACCAGGAAAGACCTCATGGTCAAAAACATCAAGAGGTACAGGAAGGAGCTGGAAAAGGAAGGAAGCCCTCTCGCTGAAAAGGACGAAAATGGCAAATATGTTTACTTAG ATTTTGTACCGGTGACTTTCATGCTCCCTGCTGACTACAACCTGTTTGTGGAGGAGTTCAGGAAAAACCCTTCCAGCACATGGATAATGAAACCTTGTGGGAAAGCCCAGGGAAAGGGCATATTCCTCATCAACAAGCTTTCCCAGATCAAGAAATGGTCACGGGACAGCAGGACCTGCAC GAATTTGCTCTCCCTgcgacacacagacacacagatggggagagagtgCTTCCCTAG GTTTGTGGCGCCATCTAGTGGCAAGGAGGCGTATGTCATCTCTCTCTACATCGACAACCCCCTGCTCATCGGTGGGAAGAAATTCGACCTGCGCCTGTATGTGCTGGTGACCACCTACCGCCCCCTGAAGTGCTACAT GTATAAACTGGGATTTTGCCGATTCTGTACTGTGAAGTATACTCCAAGCACCAGTGAGCTGGACAATATGTTTGTGCACCTCACGAATGTAGCAATACAGAAACATGGG GACGATTACAATCACATTCACGGTGGGAAGTGGACAGTCAGTAACTTGCGACTTTACCTGGAGAGCACCCGTGGTAAGGAGGTGACCGACAAGCTGTTTGATGATATCCACTGGATAATGATGCAGTCGCTCAAGGCTATAGCG CCTGTAATGAACAATGACAAGCACTGCTTTGAGTGTTACGGTTATGACATCATCATTGATGATAAACTCAAGCCTTGGCTGATTGAG GTCAACGCTTCCCCCTCGCTGACATCAAGCACAGCCAACGACCGGATCCTGAAGTACAACCTGATGAACGACACGCTCAACATCGTCACCCCGAATGGAGAAATCCCAGACTGCAGGTGGAATCGCAGTCCGCAGAAGGAAGCTCTTGGAAACTACGAACTGTT GTATGA
- the ttll1 gene encoding polyglutamylase complex subunit TTLL1 isoform X3 — translation MAGKVKWVTDIEKSVLINNFEKRGWVQVSENEDWNFYWMSVQTIRNVFSVDNGYRLSDDQIVNHFPNHYELTRKDLMVKNIKRYRKELEKEGSPLAEKDENGKYVYLDFVPVTFMLPADYNLFVEEFRKNPSSTWIMKPCGKAQGKGIFLINKLSQIKKWSRDSRTCTNLLSLRHTDTQMGRECFPRFVAPSSGKEAYVISLYIDNPLLIGGKKFDLRLYVLVTTYRPLKCYMYKLGFCRFCTVKYTPSTSELDNMFVHLTNVAIQKHGDDYNHIHGGKWTVSNLRLYLESTRGKEVTDKLFDDIHWIMMQSLKAIAPVMNNDKHCFECYGYDIIIDDKLKPWLIEVNASPSLTSSTANDRILKYNLMNDTLNIVTPNGEIPDCRWNRSPQKEALGNYELL, via the exons ATGGCTGGGAAGGTGAAGTGGGTGACGGACATCGAGAAATCAGTGCTCATCAACAACTTCGAGAAAAGGGGATGGGTCCAGGTGTCTGAGAACGAAGACTGGAACTTCTACTG GATGAGCGTCCAGACCATCAGGAATGTCTTCAGTGTGGACAATGGCTACCGCCTGTCAGACGACCAGATCGTCAACCATTTCCCCAACCACTACGAGCTCACCAGGAAAGACCTCATGGTCAAAAACATCAAGAGGTACAGGAAGGAGCTGGAAAAGGAAGGAAGCCCTCTCGCTGAAAAGGACGAAAATGGCAAATATGTTTACTTAG ATTTTGTACCGGTGACTTTCATGCTCCCTGCTGACTACAACCTGTTTGTGGAGGAGTTCAGGAAAAACCCTTCCAGCACATGGATAATGAAACCTTGTGGGAAAGCCCAGGGAAAGGGCATATTCCTCATCAACAAGCTTTCCCAGATCAAGAAATGGTCACGGGACAGCAGGACCTGCAC GAATTTGCTCTCCCTgcgacacacagacacacagatggggagagagtgCTTCCCTAG GTTTGTGGCGCCATCTAGTGGCAAGGAGGCGTATGTCATCTCTCTCTACATCGACAACCCCCTGCTCATCGGTGGGAAGAAATTCGACCTGCGCCTGTATGTGCTGGTGACCACCTACCGCCCCCTGAAGTGCTACAT GTATAAACTGGGATTTTGCCGATTCTGTACTGTGAAGTATACTCCAAGCACCAGTGAGCTGGACAATATGTTTGTGCACCTCACGAATGTAGCAATACAGAAACATGGG GACGATTACAATCACATTCACGGTGGGAAGTGGACAGTCAGTAACTTGCGACTTTACCTGGAGAGCACCCGTGGTAAGGAGGTGACCGACAAGCTGTTTGATGATATCCACTGGATAATGATGCAGTCGCTCAAGGCTATAGCG CCTGTAATGAACAATGACAAGCACTGCTTTGAGTGTTACGGTTATGACATCATCATTGATGATAAACTCAAGCCTTGGCTGATTGAG GTCAACGCTTCCCCCTCGCTGACATCAAGCACAGCCAACGACCGGATCCTGAAGTACAACCTGATGAACGACACGCTCAACATCGTCACCCCGAATGGAGAAATCCCAGACTGCAGGTGGAATCGCAGTCCGCAGAAGGAAGCTCTTGGAAACTACGAACTGTTGTAA
- the ttll1 gene encoding polyglutamylase complex subunit TTLL1 isoform X2 produces the protein MAGKVKWVTDIEKSVLINNFEKRGWVQVSENEDWNFYWMSVQTIRNVFSVDNGYRLSDDQIVNHFPNHYELTRKDLMVKNIKRYRKELEKEGSPLAEKDENGKYVYLDFVPVTFMLPADYNLFVEEFRKNPSSTWIMKPCGKAQGKGIFLINKLSQIKKWSRDSRTCTFVAPSSGKEAYVISLYIDNPLLIGGKKFDLRLYVLVTTYRPLKCYMYKLGFCRFCTVKYTPSTSELDNMFVHLTNVAIQKHGDDYNHIHGGKWTVSNLRLYLESTRGKEVTDKLFDDIHWIMMQSLKAIAPVMNNDKHCFECYGYDIIIDDKLKPWLIEVNASPSLTSSTANDRILKYNLMNDTLNIVTPNGEIPDCRWNRSPQKEALGNYELLYDEELAQSENADRDLRSRSGQSLGSKGGRASSMRPGPATWK, from the exons ATGGCTGGGAAGGTGAAGTGGGTGACGGACATCGAGAAATCAGTGCTCATCAACAACTTCGAGAAAAGGGGATGGGTCCAGGTGTCTGAGAACGAAGACTGGAACTTCTACTG GATGAGCGTCCAGACCATCAGGAATGTCTTCAGTGTGGACAATGGCTACCGCCTGTCAGACGACCAGATCGTCAACCATTTCCCCAACCACTACGAGCTCACCAGGAAAGACCTCATGGTCAAAAACATCAAGAGGTACAGGAAGGAGCTGGAAAAGGAAGGAAGCCCTCTCGCTGAAAAGGACGAAAATGGCAAATATGTTTACTTAG ATTTTGTACCGGTGACTTTCATGCTCCCTGCTGACTACAACCTGTTTGTGGAGGAGTTCAGGAAAAACCCTTCCAGCACATGGATAATGAAACCTTGTGGGAAAGCCCAGGGAAAGGGCATATTCCTCATCAACAAGCTTTCCCAGATCAAGAAATGGTCACGGGACAGCAGGACCTGCAC GTTTGTGGCGCCATCTAGTGGCAAGGAGGCGTATGTCATCTCTCTCTACATCGACAACCCCCTGCTCATCGGTGGGAAGAAATTCGACCTGCGCCTGTATGTGCTGGTGACCACCTACCGCCCCCTGAAGTGCTACAT GTATAAACTGGGATTTTGCCGATTCTGTACTGTGAAGTATACTCCAAGCACCAGTGAGCTGGACAATATGTTTGTGCACCTCACGAATGTAGCAATACAGAAACATGGG GACGATTACAATCACATTCACGGTGGGAAGTGGACAGTCAGTAACTTGCGACTTTACCTGGAGAGCACCCGTGGTAAGGAGGTGACCGACAAGCTGTTTGATGATATCCACTGGATAATGATGCAGTCGCTCAAGGCTATAGCG CCTGTAATGAACAATGACAAGCACTGCTTTGAGTGTTACGGTTATGACATCATCATTGATGATAAACTCAAGCCTTGGCTGATTGAG GTCAACGCTTCCCCCTCGCTGACATCAAGCACAGCCAACGACCGGATCCTGAAGTACAACCTGATGAACGACACGCTCAACATCGTCACCCCGAATGGAGAAATCCCAGACTGCAGGTGGAATCGCAGTCCGCAGAAGGAAGCTCTTGGAAACTACGAACTGTT GTATGA
- the mcat gene encoding malonyl-CoA-acyl carrier protein transacylase, mitochondrial, which translates to MRWWCRALFLRARATPGRESLGSLRALSECPTGPVQGGQPPSAAELLDSAELGDGKARRKPGECSVLLFPGQGNHFVGMGRGLTQYQNVRDMFGAAEKILGYDLLSLCLNGPEEELLKTVHCQPAVFVTSLAAVERLNHENPAAIERCVAAAGFSLGEFAALVFAGALDFAEALYAVKVRAEAMQEASDRIPSGMMAVLGKAQAKYGYACLMAREHCESLGIESPVCSISSYLFPDGRVIAGHLQALEFLQKNSRKFSFLRTKLLPVSGAFHTALMEPAVEPLREVLKKVEIRKPEISVYSNVDAKKYMHGQHIRRLLLKQLVSPVKWEQTVHAIYERRQGAEFPETYEVGPGRQLGSALQKCNLKAWQGYRHIDVVM; encoded by the exons ATGCGGTGGTGGTGCAGGGCTCTGTTTCTGCGGGCGAGAGCGACGCCCGGGAGAGAGAGTCTCGGGTCTCTCCGAGCGCTGTCCGAGTGCCCGACAGGTCCCGTACAGGGCGGACAGCCCCCGTCCGCGGCTGAGCTGCTGGACAGTGCCGAGCTGGGAGACGGGAAAGCCAGGAGGAAGCCCGGCGAGTGCTCGGTGCTGCTCTTCCCCGGCCAGGGCAACCACTTCGTGGGGATGGGCCGAGGACTTACCCAGTATCAAAACGTCCGGGACATGTTCGGCGCCGCCGAGAAGATCCTGGGCTACGACCTGCTGTCCCTGTGTCTGAACGGCCCCGAGGAGGAGTTGCTGAAAACCGTGCACTGCCAGCCCGCCGTGTTCGTCACGTCGCTGGCGGCCGTGGAGAGGCTGAACCACGAAAACCCTGCT GCCATCGAGAGATGCGTCGCCGCCGCCGGATTCAGCCTGGGGGAGTTTGCCGCCCTGGTGTTCGCGGGGGCGCTGGATTTCGCCGAAG CTCTGTACGCAGTAAAGGTCCGCGCCGAGGCCATGCAGGAGGCGTCGGACAGGATCCCGAGTGGAATGATGGCGGTCCTTGGGAAGGCACAGGCTAAATACGGCTACGCCTGTCTGATGGCCCGGGAGCACTGTGAGAGTCTGGGGATAGAGAGCCCGGTGTGCTCCATTTCCAGCTACCTTTTCCCAGATGGCAGAGTGATCGCAGGGCATCTCCAG gcACTGGAATTCTTGCAGAAGAATTCGAGGAAGTTCAGCTTCCTGCGCACAAAGCTGCTGCCTGTAAGCGGCGCGTTTCACACCGCGCTGATGGAGCCGGCCGTCGAGCCCCTGAGGGAGGTCTTGAAGAAAGTGGAAATAAGGAAGCCGGAGATATCCGTGTACTCCAACGTCGATGCCAAGAAGTACATGCACGGCCAGCACATCCGGCGCCTGCTGCTGAAGCAGCTGGTGTCCCCGGTCAAGTGGGAGCAGACGGTGCACGCCATCTACGAGAGGAGGCAGGGCGCCGAGTTCCCCGAGACGTACGAAGTGGGCCCGGGAAGGCAGCTGGGATCTGCGCTGCAGAAGTGCAATCTGAAAGCCTGGCAGGGTTACAGGCACATCGATGTTGTAATGTGA